taaaaataattatttcataaaatccaagttcaattgtaatgagaacaaattccttcaaaaaataattgatattacgttttgagggaaaaaattaagaacaaaaaaattgggaagcaTCGGGGATTCGAACTCAGGAACCATCACTCCGTAATCTAGCGTTAAACCATTGCACTACACTGCTGTTCGAAAATGTAagtcttgtaacagcattataacctcctcataaaaaaacacactctgggctatggaacttcatgtacggtagcatagttgaatttgaacattaattctgaaaaatctagaaggaaaattgaaatttgggcttccaggtgcacgacattgatatttttagaatctatgttaaaaatttggagatcttaatcattcccgtttttccggtatgcaatccacaagttgacatgttttgatgcgaacaaacacaaccctactctcttttattatatagatgtgaTGGCATGTATTATTTTTCCACTAGAACGACAGTGGATTTTGGAGGAAATATTTCTGTTACTAAAATAAACTGGAAGTATCTTAGTAGCTAtcgccttctatagaggatagctgataccagtatattatctgatgtaatattaacggttcaacCTTGTTGACCGAGATCTTAGTTTCGACtggatcggcttttgtctgtttgtttgtttgtaccgcagttacagtcgcagttattgtccgatttggatgaaatttggtatacaagttctttgaaacaaggcgcagaaacgtatgtgtaacgatttctGATAAGACCTAcagttttaatataaattgtgccgttctaaaatgtgctgtattgaatgaatggtatcgttgGAATGTTATCTATACAGGACAAGATTATTGTCAGTggtgaaccttgaaacgtctgagccgctccaaatcatactgtatttattaatttaagaaaacttctcacttgattgcaccatttcttcccttttcaacacgatatctccctgtttcatagatgaatagtttctagacctacggaaccggccggagacatcacagcttagttAGCTCTTGTTTTCGTTTTAGTATGAGATTGGAAACCGACCTGTGAGCATAAACAtactgcataggcataacaagccgccataacattgaatccaccttccatgaaaaacattattagcagcctcctgtcattgtcaccaacaaacccatcttattaagaatcattttccatctcactatcgtctgtgagacgattcatcgtcaaaattgcctactgcatattccatttttctgtcagttgaccgatttcttataattatttgttagaaaatttgtaatattgaaaatatgtggacgatatgaaggtaccttcttgagagacatttataagtccggtgtccctggaaacaatgtatttagcactttcaatggagaaaataatagatgacatggataaatcttcacaatatactgtactttcttaatggcccttctcattagtttgaaagttgtaggctattcatgagcgaggtctactgttcgcagagcTACTAGTATTAACAGTTCAaccttgttcaaaataatcaattatattttattcgtaaagtgaatatatttgaatgagcaaagcgaattctatgtttcaagtcgatcggcgtttgtctgtttgttttaCCTCAGTTACAGTCGCAATTATGAAccaatttggataaaaatttggtatacaagtactttgaaacaaggcgcagaaacgtatttattcaaaatttttaaattcattcccATTTTAAGATGGCGGCCCTTTATTCGGAAATGTTACTCTAATAATCGAATCAACTTTTTAATACTTTATTGGATCATGTTCAAATTAGAtcttattattctcatatatcaCATGTtcgaaatttttaaaaattcagaGCTCAAAAGCTTCcataagtgtgtgtgtgtgtgtgtgtgtgtgtgtgtgtgtgtgtgtgtgtgtgtgtgtgtgtgtgtgtgtgtgtacacgatatctcatctcccaatattaacggaatgacttgaaatttggaacttcaggtacttacaatataaggatccgaaacgaacaatttcgatccaatgcaattcaagatggcggatgaaatgttgaaaatgttgtcaaaaacagggttttatgcgattttctcgaaaacggctccaacgatttttaacaaatttatacttaaaatagtcattgataagctctatcaactgccacaagtcccatatctgtaagaaattccaggagctccgccccatctatgcatagtttgatttcagatcaccaattatcaggcttcagatacaatttaaacaaaaaattccaagagaaaaagattgagcataaaaatctacaattaataatgttcagtaacattttcacctaaaattgaaaataagctcgaaatttgagaaaatgtgattattccaattgcaaactgttggcaactgttgattctattaaatcattaactatgaagagatagcagaccatatttttcttcatcctatcaaaatacttcagtacacaagtcgtataatagattcaaaatgtatttttggaacaatcaaataatttttagacattaccatATGAGAAACACatattaaaatacctgaaatgacatttttaaagttgttaactaaccatcctagacttcagttagcctactcgtataggttagacctactcgtaccggcataaataatattgaaaggttatttcagaattattcccATTGAATTTACTTATTTCCAAtgggatttctatttttctattatttttaggagaaattagaatagaatacctaccgaacaacttaatttctgttgttttgaaattcagattgattTATCAcagttttttaaattagccgccatttcaggtttgtataaaaataaaatctaatctcagttatggaagcaaatttttgaatcaaattatgaaaaaaatatattcttgattaatttgacatcaaattgatcattttatcaaggaaatgataattattatcagatcaaatttcatgggatgaattgagtaacagctgtgtacactcagtggcaaaatggagagacttggcaacgtttttctcctatctttcttcactgccatcataacgtggacctcactatatagttgAGTGCATACATCACCGAGGATGATGTGAGTGCTTTATTCTTAAGTGGAGATTAGATTATTAGTAATTATTAGTATCTTAGGCCTACCTTTTAACATCTGCCTCGTTGGGTTCatccattttaaaacttttacCAACTGCAAAACAAAAGACCAGTTATTTTTTTCATCATCGAAAAACTATGGGCTACTAGGTATAATTGAACAAGTGTCAGTGTGTTCTTACTGTTGTTTGAACAagcgttagcaagttcttacttttgactcaCTCAAGGCAAAGACGTTGTCCGTCTATttctatgttctacaataaattaagaaagaattgatcaatcagcttcaaactttgaacacgtattctttgcacctttttacaggtctggttgaccgaacgtagtgagttctatgtttcaactcggattttcttttgtctgtctgtatgtaacacaattacggccaaacgcattgatagaattctatgaggtTTTGGCAGGAattttttcaactgcgcgtcgatgtataggctacacaaggttttttgaaattacgcattttaaggataatatgaaaagaaaaggaattcctccatactctgatatcactatttattatatataatgtactttgaagataggattaatcagactatacaattattcataatcactcagctgacaagtgggttattcattgcatgcattacacagatgtctggccgtgtctatttctataaggtagggtttcaatatttttatgatgcctgcccatcagtatcaatatcctcacatttgaaaaacaaattccataggtgattgataataaaataaaaaataattaaatgaactaaataatgctgaaggaATTATCATATTCTTGATGGAaggaaattaattttaaaatcgttgaaaattaattttatgataaatatgGAATGATTATCACGGCACtagataaattatcatatgggatagaaattcaaacatgaactgagtttattaacataagtgagtttttgatcttggagaataCAAATAACAGTTATTAAagaatagtagttctgtgaacagtagacctcgcgcagttgaaaaccaaagcctcctctaatactgtccatcagagtgaattatgtcctgtcatgacgtgtcggcgagatatcgatgtgtaaacaactaatggctgtttgggttgttgtatcgacaataattattaatattaattataattattagcatTACAATGCTAATAaattgttgtaaacaactatgctatcatcaaaagcttaccaagttgaaagcagagagaaagaaagggaggaaaataataagctacttcgagttatcaatattgcatgcctcactgcttGCAATtgatagtccacacgacagctgaccTTTTACTTatttacattgagatattaattgcatgcatttaataatccactcgacagctgatttatgatgaataattctaaagtcagatttttacggtaatattggcgttcgaaggagactccttttccttttgtattatccttaaatgcaagatttcaaaaaaccttatgtatacgtcgacgcgaaattcaaaaaggaacatacctgtaaaatttcatgaaaatctattgctgcgtctcgctgtaaatgcggagcatataaacataaagagaaatgcaaaaccgtcgacttgaatcttagacctcacttcgcttgatCAATTATGAAttaactagaacaggtgacatcagatacttgtggatgagaaaactgcgtgaggtctactgttcacagaactactagttaataataatatattagtatataatatattcttttCTCCATGGTTTATTGTCAGAGCTGTGTGCAAATCCAGCTCTACACGGATCGAGTTCATTGACCAACGGATTCAACgactctctccttcttcctttttcaggatataacaggATAACATATGAAGTGCATGAGAAAGAGATTGTAGTTATCAATTCATACTCACCATACTTCACAAGTTTCTTTGTTTTCATATCGATGAAAGTACGAACAAGTATTTCTTTATCTCCACTGTCAGATTCTTGGAACTTAACACTGCCAGAGAACATAACGGCATTAAGAGGTTGTATCACCTTCAAATATTGTAGAATATCCACATATTCTTTCTGTCGAAAAGAGAAAATTACTCTCATCAGAATAATTATACAGAtgtatatcctatactattaaacgagcaacttctgtttatatgtttagataatagatgtttggatgtttatatgtttgtatttcaccggatctcgaaaacggctctaacgattcacacgaaattcagaacttagtagatttataatttgaagattcgattgcacttggtctcatccctggaaaaactcgctgaaggccatcaaaaggataattattattcatccttggaaaaatagctgataataattatttcgttgtctgttggtgatggaagtgagtgagcgagttcatgtgtgtgggactgtgtcaaaattatgactcagctggcgaacttttgtaatcatccaatcaggtacttagtgctggttgcaaaaaagctgGGTTATTTCcaatcttgattaattccagtaaatccatctttttgaaatggtcttctttGATTTGGTTCATGttaagttaatcaggattagaatttaaccagcttctgtgcaactgggtctttgtgagggaaatttttgcattcctctgggaattaatctcaatttactgtgattagatagaacatctctgtatgaatgttattataatttcttctttcgtgatacattttttatgcttctgCACTCCACTGCGAGgatcggtccccgatattccactttttttcaattcaattcaatttatttccataaaattacaaatttgtacaatattgataagttacaatgaaaataaatataaagataaattactttactattttgtttaaaattgtaacattattgaaaagtggaatcccCCAAGAAGACTATACGTCTGTGAATGGGGGAGAGTTCCTATGAGCAAGCTAATaacaaaaagtaaattaagtttgaaatagttatgagcaaaaaaataatatatatattcataatactAAGATAACCTAACATTATTATATGCTATATGATAGAGTGCAATCTACAGACTATTGCACTTCCCTACCACTGTTTTTGTAATCATTTGTGAAGAGTGCTTAAATGGAAAGAGAGAGCTAAAAAAAGAGCAAGAGGACTCAAGActgtaaaaatttatttatgaaattgtaGAGATCTAAGAAGCATAGGAATGGAGTAAGTTCATGCTTGGTACCAGCCCAACCTATGCCAATCAACCATTTAAACAGCTTCCTTTCATACACCACATCGCTCCAGCTCTCAGCCTCCCTCATATTATTGGACACATTTCTATAGACGATTTGTGCTAGATAGTGAGGAGACCTAAGTTCTATTCCGTGATATAATTGAGGTGTTGAATATCCATGGTTATTTCTGTGTCGAGTTTGATAGTTATGTTGAATATTGCTGAGTAGTTCTATTTTGTGTTTCCTGATATATGTGAGAAGTGTTTAATTGAGCACAGGGAAGTCCGAGAGCAACAGCGAAGTGGGATATCTGGGTTCTTTTTtaagaatttttttataatggtGCGCTGGGTAACCGAGAGAGGCTCCAGGCTAGCAGATGACACCCCTCCCCAGACAATGATACCATACTGTAACACTGTTATTAGATGCTAATCGATGAATAATCATGAGAAAATCCTGAATGCAATGCTATGAACCACccagaagacttctgctactgcaaatattgacaaaagggTCAACAGCAAGAttaaaattcgatgagagctaatatccaaaaattatttgccaatacaatgttgaaataattattatagaaagcGGTTGTATAAATGCTCATAGATTACCGTGTGTTTTACAACtatatagttaggtccacgttataatggcagggaagaaagataggaggaaagTGTTGCCAATGTTCTACCTTTCCACGGCCTATTATAGAGGATATCACTGATGTgatataactgttcattctttttgaaattgatcaattatattaatttgattcgtcgaggaaatatattttccaatgaacAAATAATACATTCTTTTCATGATtgaggaaaaatattttgtttattaataatcTTCCACATTGATAAAAAACGATCcgacaacgttgcagagctagaaaaggacagtgctatccgctttgtcgagtgatagacaaggataactaCCCCAATGTTGAtctaatactgccattataacgaggatcTCACTTTAGACTTGGTACTGTTGAAGTTATCTTGGATGTTCTCTTTATTTATAAGGTTGCATGCATTTTAACTGTTTCCGTTATTTACAGTCTGATTCATCTTAGCGAACtccatcaatattttttcattccaaaattaatcaattcaatttaaaaattttattttttattgtgttgttTTCTATTTTGATTTCTGTTGTGTTTCTTGTGTTTATTGATTGtgttaattgattgattgattgattgatttaccTCCACGCTTTGACAGATCACCAGGTATGTTTCGACATCGAAAGTTCTGTGCAGGTCGAAGACATCGAAATCATATTGCCTGCCATCGACATATTCAACTATTCTGGGAACGTACGTCGGATAGCCTTCTTTCCAGTCGATTAGCAGACAGCTTACAAGAAACAAAAgccaataaacaaaattaaaccAAAAAACACAATGAACcaaaaatcaaatcatatttttaataggATGCAACCAATAATGAACAAGAGTTATGAGAGCATAAAATTGGTTGCAAACGAGATTTGTTTTTCATAGATATGTCaaaccttcaagagcggatatttcGAAAACTGAAAGTCTtgggatgaatattgtaggagatTATGTAAGCTACAATTTTGTATGGAAATGTGCTATTGGGAAATGGATACGTTttagtcggtcccggctgaagtataacgccggcccattgacggcttaaattatatattcaggcgaagTGGGACCTTcctgcaagggactccccatCACCAAAAAtaatacgaatttactttttttgtaTGGAATTTTCGATATTCATGCAAGAAATCAAAAATTGAACCATCCTCACCCCTTTTGCACAAGGGGTGAAGCTGGAAACTTTTTGTTATgcttgtcacctggtcatatggaacatattataataatattttttctacaaccgCTCGTGaagtagtccagtcaaggaaaggttatagagggaaaagttggggaaacaatttttgaccccgcagttctgtttagggtagtaagtaGATAAACATATGAAAAGTCCCCACCGCTACCCACCGTGCTAATGGGGTGgtggtggtttaaaggtaccatctTTTGGTTTCTCGCTTACAACttgaaaactatgtatcctaaggacttgactgtcatataacaaattagagcTTACATAGTTTCCTACATAATccattctacaactttttctatatctcctctagttttcgagatatctgctcttgaaggtgtgacatttttgaaaaaaaaaacacgtttgtcaccaatgtttttatatttttgctcttataactctTTAAAAATCTATGGAGAAAATCCATGTttattatgagcttatagagcatttaattctcctcaatttgatgtataattttacaCATTTATAGCTtttgtgttgagtgtgaaatctccatttttgcaacaatagacaaattgacaaaggaatttggagggaatgtttcaaacaaaatttttgactttgcagctttgttgagactagttgggaggagaacatatcaaaagtccccatttctaactcatgtgctaagggggtgaaGGTGGTTCAAATGttgcgttttgcttccacgctcatatattgagaacaatgcgttcaaccgatataactaactattcaaaaatgaagcttgataagttctctacactttttgttcaatgatatttttgtttttgatattcccaacagtacccgagatattcgctcttagaggtgtgtaattgttaaaataacaggtttttatccaatgttttgctctttcagggattataactctccaacaatgcatcataaaaactgatgcttatcgtgggtttgtagagcatttaattctctttgaaatgatacattatttcactattccaagtttttctttcattgttatagcagcttcaatgtaggaggtgaaattttcatagctgcaacaattgatcgtttgacaatgacatttgaagggagtgtctgtgacacaatttttgactttgcagcttgatttggactagttagtaggtgaGCATAGCAGAAGTGCGCATCattatcccctctgttgaaggtttGGAACCGCTGAATTGACACTTGTTtcagcaatgaaaattttaccatcattaattgaagagaattcaatgctctataagttcatcatcaacatggatttttaccatcgtttttcaaatgttgtaagaaccaaaatagaaaaaaattggtgaaaaacgtgttttttcaaaaatgtcacgtcttcaagagcgtatatctcaaaaaactagaggagatatagaaaaagatGTGCAATGATTATTGTGGGAAATTATGTGAGCTTTAATTTGTtgtatgacagtcaagtccttaggatacaatAGTCAGCAAAGCCAGCTGGGGCGTTGACTCTCATGCTGAAGGTCCCAGTTTCGAATCACGATCATACCAAActtttttgcagatgatactaattattgttttattgtattctgataataaatcattatgattagatagaataattgaattgtatcattcaattattattacattgatttatcaaaataattggataaattataaaaaaattgtttattgtattgaaatcaaataatgcagaaaattttttgtatgtaatttgaGTGGAAAGCTTCTTTATCACTCTTGTCCAAATTACCACACTCTGCTAGGCATCGCgttttacgctcttaatacataaataactattatctcATATTGATAAGAATTTTAgagtttcaaatta
The window above is part of the Nilaparvata lugens isolate BPH chromosome 12, ASM1435652v1, whole genome shotgun sequence genome. Proteins encoded here:
- the LOC111060670 gene encoding uncharacterized protein LOC111060670; amino-acid sequence: MLIHRLFSDEAIVEEGYSYIQLLAYYDIKKRLKERVGGNGKTSDRVPRITTYLPKGETKVEMMGFQFRVLRIYDDWEEEMIIPEQDETDCLLIDWKEGYPTYVPRIVEYVDGRQYDFDVFDLHRTFDVETYLVICQSVEKEYVDILQYLKVIQPLNAVMFSGSVKFQESDSGDKEILVRTFIDMKTKKLVKYVGKSFKMDEPNEADVKRSPAPPLQFHANNQE